One Bacteroidota bacterium genomic window carries:
- the glp gene encoding gephyrin-like molybdotransferase Glp → MPVEEAKRIVTGAVSQPLGTERVPLAEALGRTLAEPVVSRDAIPPFDNSAMDGFAVRTGDFAGGTATLDITGDVAAGSVPSEAVRPGTCVRIMTGAPIPDGADAVAPVEWTEVNGRHVHACRAPTPGQYIRPAGQDVQPGDEMVPAGTVVTPPVVGMAATLGYPTLALRVPPRVAVVATGDELVEAGVEPKPGQIRDANGPALAAQVAHAGGTVRGPFHARDDEADARAVLETALDADVLVVSGGVSMGDRDVVREVLDGLGVAWRFWKVRQRPGKPLAFGTRGGTLVFGLPGNPVSSAVCFEQYVRPALAALLGRRAVHRPRLPAVLAEDIVKGAGLHHVVRGTTETRGDGSLRVRPTGAQASNLYSSVLRADCLIHLPENMEHPAAGTLVEVEWLRW, encoded by the coding sequence ATTCCCGTCGAAGAGGCGAAGCGCATCGTGACCGGAGCCGTCTCGCAGCCCCTCGGCACCGAGCGCGTCCCGCTCGCCGAGGCCCTCGGGCGTACTCTGGCCGAGCCGGTCGTCAGCCGCGACGCCATTCCGCCGTTCGACAACTCGGCGATGGACGGGTTCGCGGTCCGCACCGGAGACTTCGCCGGCGGCACGGCCACGCTGGACATCACCGGCGACGTGGCGGCCGGGAGCGTGCCGAGCGAGGCTGTGCGGCCGGGCACCTGCGTCCGCATCATGACCGGTGCGCCCATCCCTGACGGTGCCGACGCCGTCGCCCCGGTCGAGTGGACGGAGGTCAATGGCAGACATGTCCACGCCTGCCGGGCACCGACGCCGGGACAGTACATACGCCCTGCCGGACAAGACGTGCAGCCCGGCGACGAGATGGTGCCAGCCGGCACCGTCGTCACGCCGCCGGTCGTCGGGATGGCGGCGACGCTCGGATACCCGACGCTCGCCCTCCGCGTCCCGCCGCGCGTGGCGGTCGTGGCGACGGGCGACGAACTCGTGGAGGCCGGAGTCGAGCCGAAGCCGGGTCAGATCCGCGACGCAAACGGCCCGGCCCTCGCCGCTCAGGTCGCGCATGCCGGAGGCACCGTGCGCGGACCCTTTCATGCCCGCGACGACGAGGCCGACGCACGGGCCGTGCTGGAAACCGCGCTCGACGCCGATGTGCTCGTCGTCTCCGGCGGCGTCTCGATGGGGGACCGCGACGTCGTCAGAGAGGTGCTGGACGGGCTCGGGGTGGCGTGGCGCTTCTGGAAGGTCCGGCAGCGGCCGGGCAAGCCGCTCGCTTTCGGCACGCGGGGCGGCACGCTCGTCTTCGGGCTGCCCGGCAACCCGGTGTCCTCGGCGGTGTGCTTCGAGCAGTACGTCCGGCCGGCGCTCGCCGCGCTCCTCGGCCGGCGCGCCGTGCATCGCCCGCGCCTCCCCGCCGTCCTTGCAGAGGACATCGTGAAGGGCGCCGGGCTGCACCACGTCGTCCGGGGCACCACCGAGACGCGCGGCGACGGATCGCTCCGGGTGCGGCCTACCGGCGCGCAAGCGTCGAACCTCTACTCGTCCGTGCTCCGCGCTGACTGCCTGATCCACCTGCCCGAGAACATGGAGCATCCAGCCGCGGGCACGCTGGTCGAAGTCGAGTGGTTGCGGTGGTAA
- a CDS encoding ferritin-like domain-containing protein produces the protein MSEPTFSHDELRSDRRSFLKMAGIGGAVLVAAGCDSADTPDPIDPGTFAGLMGTVTTEDGVPLADVVVTVDETSRTATTDANGNYAIENLPTGTYTVRANGDNFAEGEAENVVIADGSAGTADLSLSPGGNIVFDFADDFGPLNYAYALEQLEAAFYETVVAAPDFATIFSAEEQAIMLDLAAHEGIHRDLFFAAISGIGGTPANRDLIPMLVPNFDRPELGTAQVDFSSRESVLATAQVFEDLGVGAYNGAGRSFSDTPGGAAFLTLAGKIVSVEARHASVVAQLLSDDGSIPLAADDVIDASGLDQALAPIDVLAAAAPYLVYPDEGGVVTGLQAINA, from the coding sequence ATGTCTGAACCCACCTTCTCGCACGATGAGCTCCGAAGCGACCGGCGCTCCTTCCTCAAGATGGCCGGCATCGGCGGGGCCGTCCTCGTAGCCGCCGGCTGCGACTCTGCGGACACGCCCGACCCCATCGACCCCGGCACCTTCGCCGGGCTCATGGGCACCGTCACGACCGAAGACGGCGTCCCGCTCGCCGACGTGGTGGTCACGGTCGATGAGACCTCGCGCACGGCGACGACCGACGCGAACGGGAACTACGCCATCGAGAACCTGCCGACGGGCACCTACACGGTGCGTGCCAACGGGGACAACTTCGCCGAAGGAGAAGCCGAGAACGTGGTGATCGCCGACGGCAGCGCCGGCACCGCCGACCTCTCGCTGAGCCCAGGCGGAAACATCGTCTTCGACTTCGCCGACGACTTCGGACCGCTCAACTACGCCTACGCGCTCGAGCAGCTCGAGGCCGCGTTCTACGAAACCGTCGTGGCCGCCCCCGATTTCGCGACCATCTTCAGCGCCGAGGAGCAGGCCATCATGCTGGACCTCGCGGCGCACGAGGGCATCCACCGCGACCTCTTCTTCGCCGCCATCAGCGGGATCGGGGGGACTCCGGCCAACCGCGACCTCATCCCCATGCTCGTCCCAAACTTCGACCGCCCAGAGCTCGGCACGGCGCAGGTCGACTTCAGCAGCCGGGAGAGTGTACTCGCCACCGCGCAGGTCTTTGAGGATCTCGGCGTGGGAGCGTACAACGGAGCAGGCCGCTCCTTCAGCGACACACCGGGCGGCGCGGCGTTCCTCACGCTCGCCGGCAAGATCGTCTCGGTCGAGGCGCGTCACGCGTCGGTGGTCGCGCAGTTGCTCAGCGACGATGGCAGCATTCCGCTCGCCGCCGACGATGTCATCGATGCCAGCGGTCTCGACCAGGCGCTCGCCCCCATCGACGTCCTCGCGGCGGCCGCACCGTACCTCGTCTACCCGGACGAAGGCGGCGTCGTGACCGGGCTCCAAGCCATCAACGCCTAG
- a CDS encoding ferritin-like domain-containing protein yields MTHDFLKTLDAFDNATSSRRDAIRKAGRLGANAALAALPLFASSKSAVARSSGPDGDAEILNYALTLGYLKRFFYEAALKNSALGIPDSDRPLFEEISANENAQVEFLSEVITDLERTPVVFEANDFDFTAGGTYDLDDYDTFLTLSQSFEDLGQRAYKGQAARIETAAILTAALQIHSVMARQAAAVRRLRGNQGWIPNNQPGAAVPAIYAGEENVIQGNVDLSTSLPGVGTLYTVEQITEAFDEPLSMEDVTNEDGTGIADPFFA; encoded by the coding sequence ATGACTCACGACTTCCTGAAAACCCTCGACGCGTTCGACAACGCGACCTCCTCCCGGCGCGACGCCATCCGCAAGGCGGGCCGCCTCGGGGCCAACGCCGCGCTCGCCGCGCTCCCGCTCTTCGCCTCGTCAAAGTCTGCGGTGGCGAGGAGCTCCGGCCCCGACGGGGATGCCGAAATCCTCAACTATGCCCTCACGCTCGGGTATCTCAAGCGCTTCTTTTACGAAGCAGCCCTCAAAAACAGCGCGCTCGGTATTCCGGACAGTGACCGGCCTCTTTTCGAGGAGATCAGCGCCAATGAGAATGCTCAGGTAGAGTTTCTCTCTGAGGTGATCACAGACCTAGAACGCACACCGGTCGTGTTCGAGGCTAACGATTTCGACTTCACCGCCGGCGGCACGTACGACCTGGACGACTACGACACGTTCCTGACGCTGTCGCAGTCGTTCGAAGACTTGGGGCAGCGAGCCTACAAGGGGCAAGCCGCGCGCATCGAGACAGCGGCTATCCTGACGGCAGCGCTCCAGATCCACTCCGTCATGGCTCGCCAAGCAGCAGCAGTACGTCGCCTTCGGGGCAACCAGGGGTGGATACCGAACAACCAACCCGGTGCTGCAGTGCCAGCTATCTATGCCGGCGAAGAGAACGTTATCCAGGGCAACGTCGATCTCTCTACGAGCCTTCCCGGCGTCGGCACGCTGTACACGGTCGAGCAGATCACCGAGGCGTTCGACGAGCCCCTCTCGATGGAGGACGTGACCAACGAGGATGGAACGGGTATCGCCGATCCGTTCTTCGCGTAG
- a CDS encoding S9 family peptidase: MHTVLRAALLAAFLLPVLPATAQLPPLIDRDVFFGDPEIAGGTLSPDGSMIAFRKPYETADGGEVMNVWVKGLDEPFDAARPLTADDRPVAGFFFSQDSQRLLYVQDKGGDEDFHVYAVDLSAAPEAKTGVPPARNLTDLDGVRALILDVPESDPTSMLVGLNDRDPAWHDVYRVDIETGERTLLIENTEQIAGWATDLDGDVRLAIRSDPATGTSEVRPVAADGTIGETIYACTVAESCRPLRFHPDGDKVYMITNQGDRDLTELVLFDLETQEETLVERDPEGQADMAGAQFSDVTDELLMTYYNGDRVRLYPQTDVVEADLAFLRETLPDGEIYPGSADRSERYMVVTLTRDVDPGSRYLFDREARTVEKLYTSRPELPVEHMAPMQVVRYEARDGMQIPAYLTLPQGVAPTNLPVVLLPHGGPWARDSYGYDSFAQFLANRGYAVLQPNFRGSTGYGKAFLNAGNKEWGTGAMQHDLTDGVQHLVDEGIADPERVAIMGGSYGGFATLAGVAFTPDLYAAGVSIVGPSNIITLLESIPPYWEAGRKMFAERVGDMNDPAERAMLEAQSPLNSAERITSPLLVVQGANDPRVKQRESDQIVVALRDRGFPVEYMVAPDEGHGFRGRENRTAMMAKIEGFLAEHVGGRHQDDMPDDISDRLGAIMVDPATVVVTDPVGSSDMTDLPFDGNAVEVTTMRYDIAMSVQGQEITLEDPTRTVAAVEHDGKPALAIVDRATLPPMMGSVTVLDSFVVAQADLTPLFRKMQQGPGVIEITYDEDEVQGQMSQGGQSMPFTAALDLPIVAGGHVLEVGLSTLPLAEGYAASFAAYNPVPGQQGVSTYTLAVTGTEEVTVPAGTYQAWVVEVDKADSNEDSTLFLDQETGMLVKSMSTLPAQMGGGTMTSELTGM; encoded by the coding sequence ATGCACACGGTGCTCCGTGCGGCGCTCCTCGCCGCCTTCCTCCTCCCCGTCCTCCCGGCCACCGCCCAGCTTCCGCCCCTCATCGACCGCGACGTGTTCTTCGGCGACCCCGAGATCGCCGGTGGCACACTCTCGCCGGACGGCTCGATGATCGCCTTCCGGAAGCCCTACGAGACCGCCGACGGCGGCGAGGTGATGAACGTCTGGGTCAAAGGCCTCGACGAGCCGTTCGACGCGGCCCGGCCGCTGACGGCCGACGACCGCCCGGTCGCCGGCTTCTTCTTTAGCCAGGACAGCCAGCGCCTCCTCTATGTCCAGGACAAGGGCGGCGACGAGGATTTCCACGTCTACGCCGTAGACCTCAGCGCTGCGCCGGAGGCGAAGACCGGCGTCCCGCCCGCGCGCAACCTCACGGACCTTGACGGCGTCCGCGCGCTCATTCTCGACGTGCCCGAGAGCGACCCCACCTCGATGCTGGTCGGCCTCAACGACCGCGACCCGGCGTGGCACGACGTCTACCGCGTTGACATCGAGACGGGCGAGCGGACGCTGCTGATCGAGAACACCGAGCAGATCGCAGGCTGGGCCACGGACCTCGACGGCGACGTTCGCCTCGCCATTCGCTCGGACCCGGCCACGGGCACGAGCGAGGTCCGGCCCGTCGCCGCCGACGGCACGATTGGCGAGACGATCTACGCCTGCACCGTGGCCGAGTCCTGCCGCCCGCTCCGCTTCCACCCGGACGGCGACAAGGTCTACATGATCACCAACCAGGGCGACCGCGACCTCACCGAGCTCGTCCTGTTCGACCTGGAGACGCAGGAGGAGACGCTCGTCGAGCGCGACCCCGAGGGCCAGGCTGACATGGCGGGCGCGCAGTTCTCGGACGTCACCGATGAGCTGCTGATGACCTACTACAACGGCGACCGCGTCCGGCTCTACCCGCAGACCGACGTCGTCGAGGCCGACCTCGCCTTCCTCCGCGAGACGCTGCCTGACGGCGAGATCTATCCCGGCTCCGCCGACCGCAGCGAGCGCTACATGGTGGTCACGCTCACGCGCGACGTGGACCCCGGCTCGCGCTACCTCTTCGACCGCGAGGCGCGGACTGTTGAGAAGCTCTACACGTCGCGGCCCGAACTGCCGGTCGAGCACATGGCCCCGATGCAGGTCGTCCGCTACGAGGCCCGCGACGGGATGCAGATCCCGGCCTACCTCACGCTGCCTCAGGGCGTCGCGCCGACGAACCTGCCCGTCGTCCTGCTGCCGCACGGCGGGCCGTGGGCGCGCGACTCCTACGGCTACGACTCCTTCGCGCAGTTCCTCGCCAACCGCGGCTACGCGGTCCTCCAGCCCAACTTCCGCGGCTCCACGGGCTACGGCAAGGCGTTCCTGAACGCGGGCAACAAGGAGTGGGGCACCGGCGCGATGCAGCACGACCTCACCGACGGCGTGCAGCACCTCGTCGACGAGGGCATCGCCGACCCCGAGCGCGTCGCCATCATGGGCGGCTCCTACGGCGGCTTCGCCACGCTCGCCGGCGTCGCCTTCACGCCCGACCTCTACGCTGCCGGCGTCTCGATCGTCGGCCCGAGCAACATCATCACGCTTCTGGAGTCGATCCCGCCCTACTGGGAGGCCGGCCGCAAGATGTTCGCCGAGCGCGTCGGGGACATGAACGACCCCGCGGAGCGCGCCATGCTGGAGGCGCAGTCGCCGCTGAACAGCGCCGAGCGGATCACCTCGCCGCTGCTGGTCGTCCAGGGGGCCAACGACCCGCGCGTGAAGCAGCGCGAGAGCGACCAGATCGTCGTCGCCCTCCGCGACCGCGGCTTCCCGGTCGAGTACATGGTCGCGCCGGACGAGGGCCACGGCTTCCGCGGCCGCGAGAACCGCACGGCCATGATGGCGAAGATCGAGGGCTTCCTCGCCGAGCACGTCGGCGGCCGCCATCAGGACGACATGCCTGACGACATCAGCGACCGGCTAGGCGCGATCATGGTAGACCCCGCCACGGTCGTCGTGACCGACCCGGTGGGGTCGAGTGACATGACCGACCTGCCGTTCGACGGCAACGCTGTCGAGGTCACCACGATGCGCTACGACATCGCGATGAGCGTGCAGGGCCAGGAGATCACCCTCGAAGACCCGACCCGGACTGTGGCGGCTGTTGAGCACGACGGGAAGCCGGCCCTCGCCATCGTGGACCGCGCCACGCTCCCGCCGATGATGGGTAGCGTGACGGTGTTGGACTCGTTCGTCGTCGCGCAGGCCGACCTCACCCCGCTCTTCCGGAAGATGCAGCAGGGGCCAGGCGTGATCGAGATCACCTACGACGAGGACGAGGTCCAGGGCCAGATGTCGCAGGGCGGCCAGTCGATGCCGTTCACGGCGGCACTCGACCTGCCGATCGTCGCGGGCGGCCATGTGCTCGAAGTGGGCCTGAGTACGCTCCCGCTCGCGGAGGGCTACGCCGCCTCGTTCGCCGCCTACAACCCGGTTCCCGGCCAGCAGGGCGTCTCGACCTATACCCTCGCGGTCACCGGCACGGAGGAGGTCACGGTCCCTGCTGGGACGTACCAGGCGTGGGTCGTCGAGGTGGACAAGGCGGACTCGAACGAGGATTCGACGCTCTTCCTCGACCAGGAGACGGGGATGCTGGTCAAGTCTATGTCGACGCTGCCTGCGCAGATGGGCGGCGGCACGATGACCTCCGAACTGACCGGGATGTAG
- a CDS encoding AAA family ATPase: MSGDPRTIIVAGPNGAGKTTFALEYLRADPLPFLSADAVAADLAPDDPARARVEAGKVFLRRLGTYIEAEESFAVETTLAGLGFERLLDRMQPRYDTTLVFLFLDRPETCLARVRERVAKGGHHVPEADVVRRYYRSKRNFWNVYRFKANRWQLYFNATEGVEGVATGDSNGYSVSNDTLFQLFLSDLDDYAGS; this comes from the coding sequence ATGTCTGGAGATCCGCGAACCATCATCGTCGCCGGGCCGAACGGGGCCGGGAAGACGACCTTTGCGTTGGAGTACCTGCGCGCCGACCCGCTGCCGTTCCTCAGCGCCGACGCTGTCGCCGCAGACCTCGCGCCTGACGATCCTGCCCGGGCGCGCGTCGAAGCGGGGAAAGTCTTCCTGCGTCGTCTTGGCACCTACATCGAGGCGGAGGAGTCGTTCGCGGTCGAGACCACGCTGGCCGGGCTAGGGTTCGAGCGTCTGCTGGACCGGATGCAGCCTCGCTATGACACAACGCTCGTCTTCCTCTTCCTCGACAGGCCGGAGACCTGCCTAGCGCGCGTCCGCGAGCGCGTCGCGAAAGGCGGGCACCACGTCCCCGAGGCCGATGTCGTCCGCCGCTACTACCGCAGCAAGCGCAACTTCTGGAACGTCTACCGATTCAAAGCAAATCGATGGCAACTCTACTTCAACGCTACGGAAGGAGTCGAGGGCGTTGCCACCGGTGACAGCAACGGCTACAGCGTCAGCAACGACACCCTGTTTCAACTCTTTCTGAGCGACCTGGACGACTATGCAGGCTCCTGA
- a CDS encoding DUF2945 domain-containing protein has product MPTYNQGDNVQWNWGDGTATGTVQESFTEHVTRTIKGNEVTRDADEDNPAYLIEQDDGDRVLKSESELQKA; this is encoded by the coding sequence ATGCCGACATACAACCAGGGCGACAACGTCCAGTGGAACTGGGGCGACGGCACGGCCACCGGTACCGTCCAGGAATCCTTCACCGAGCACGTCACGCGGACCATCAAAGGCAACGAGGTCACGCGCGACGCCGACGAGGACAACCCAGCCTACCTCATCGAGCAGGACGACGGCGACCGCGTGCTGAAGTCCGAGAGCGAGCTGCAGAAAGCGTAG
- a CDS encoding response regulator, with the protein MSRRILWADDEIDLLRPHILFLEAKGFDVTSVTNGADAVDKMRGARFDVVFLDEQMPGMGGIETLGELKGMAPETPVVMITKSEEEHLMEDAIGRQIADYLIKPVNPKQILLTCKRLLEGSRLRDETVSQNYLQSFGQIAADISRGLDHEGWAEVYADLVRYGLELDADDGARQILDDQARDANRAFGRFVERHYPAWIEEAQAGETADRPALSHEVLPRWVLPHLDGGGSGTSRPVLFFLIDCMRFDQWLEFERLLYPLFDIEKDWHYGLLPTATPYARNAIFSGLLPIDIAARYPQFWQHDNGDEHSLNQFESELLGELLRRKHKRDTRYRYEKIISTDDGVALADRVSDLAQHDLAAVVVNFVDILAHSRSDSNVLKEIAPDERAYRALTRTWFEHSWLFRAFEDLARQDVTVVISTDHGAIRSLHATKVIGDRETSTSLRYKHGRNLKCDERHAIFVKEPETYGLPRTGLNENYIFAKEDYYFVYPTNYHRYLNRYNDTFQHGGVSLEEVVLPVVTMRPR; encoded by the coding sequence ATGTCCCGACGCATCCTCTGGGCCGACGACGAGATCGACCTCCTCCGCCCGCACATCCTCTTCCTCGAAGCCAAAGGGTTCGACGTGACGAGTGTCACGAACGGGGCCGACGCCGTCGACAAGATGCGCGGCGCGCGCTTCGACGTGGTCTTCCTCGACGAGCAGATGCCGGGCATGGGCGGGATCGAGACGCTCGGCGAGCTGAAGGGGATGGCTCCCGAGACGCCGGTCGTGATGATCACGAAGAGCGAGGAAGAGCACCTGATGGAGGACGCGATTGGGCGGCAGATCGCGGACTACCTCATCAAGCCGGTCAACCCGAAGCAGATCCTGCTCACCTGCAAGCGCCTCCTCGAAGGCTCGCGCCTCCGCGATGAGACCGTCTCGCAGAACTATCTCCAGTCGTTCGGCCAGATCGCGGCCGACATAAGCAGGGGGCTGGACCACGAGGGCTGGGCCGAGGTCTACGCCGACCTCGTCCGCTACGGCCTCGAACTCGACGCCGACGACGGCGCGCGCCAGATCCTGGACGACCAGGCCCGCGACGCCAACCGCGCCTTCGGGCGCTTCGTCGAGCGCCACTACCCGGCCTGGATCGAGGAGGCGCAGGCGGGCGAGACCGCCGACCGGCCCGCGCTCAGCCACGAGGTCCTGCCCCGCTGGGTGCTCCCCCACCTCGACGGCGGAGGCTCGGGGACGAGCCGGCCGGTCCTCTTCTTCCTGATCGACTGCATGCGCTTCGACCAGTGGCTGGAGTTCGAGCGCCTGCTCTACCCGCTGTTCGACATCGAGAAGGACTGGCACTACGGGCTGCTCCCGACCGCGACGCCGTACGCGCGCAACGCCATCTTCAGCGGCCTCCTGCCGATCGACATCGCCGCGCGCTACCCGCAGTTCTGGCAGCACGACAACGGCGACGAGCACTCGCTCAACCAGTTCGAGTCCGAGCTCCTCGGCGAGCTCCTCAGGCGCAAGCACAAGCGCGACACCCGCTACCGCTACGAGAAGATCATCTCGACCGACGACGGCGTCGCCCTCGCTGACCGCGTCTCGGACCTCGCCCAGCACGACCTCGCAGCCGTCGTCGTCAACTTCGTCGACATCCTCGCCCACAGCCGGTCGGACTCGAACGTGCTCAAGGAGATCGCCCCGGACGAGCGAGCGTACCGGGCGCTCACGCGGACCTGGTTCGAGCACTCGTGGCTCTTCCGCGCCTTCGAAGATCTCGCCCGGCAGGACGTGACCGTTGTCATCTCGACCGACCACGGCGCGATCCGCAGCCTCCACGCCACGAAGGTCATCGGCGACCGCGAGACCTCGACCAGCCTCCGCTACAAGCACGGGCGCAACCTCAAGTGCGACGAGCGCCACGCCATCTTTGTCAAGGAGCCCGAGACCTACGGCCTGCCGCGCACGGGGCTGAACGAGAACTACATCTTTGCGAAGGAGGATTACTACTTCGTCTACCCGACGAACTACCACCGCTACCTCAACCGCTACAACGACACGTTCCAGCACGGCGGCGTCTCGCTCGAAGAGGTGGTCCTCCCGGTCGTGACGATGCGGCCTCGGTGA
- the tsaE gene encoding tRNA (adenosine(37)-N6)-threonylcarbamoyltransferase complex ATPase subunit type 1 TsaE: MPDFADLLPAETASPEETVALGRRLAERLRPGDVLALAGDLGAGKTHLAKGLCSGLGVPLESVTSPTFTIANEYAGTVRGDAVPVYHLDAYRIERPEEFFELGYETYFFGDGVCLVEWPERVAGLIPEDAVVLRLTHRAGDRRRVERVTNDE; encoded by the coding sequence ATGCCTGACTTCGCCGACTTGCTGCCTGCCGAGACGGCCTCGCCGGAAGAGACCGTCGCCCTCGGCCGCCGCTTGGCCGAGCGCCTCCGGCCGGGCGACGTGCTTGCGCTCGCGGGCGACCTCGGCGCAGGCAAGACGCACCTCGCCAAGGGCCTCTGCTCAGGGCTGGGCGTGCCGCTCGAAAGCGTCACGTCGCCGACGTTCACGATCGCCAACGAGTATGCGGGGACCGTGCGTGGTGACGCCGTGCCGGTCTACCACCTCGACGCCTACCGGATCGAGCGCCCGGAGGAGTTCTTCGAGCTGGGCTACGAGACCTACTTCTTCGGCGACGGCGTCTGCCTCGTCGAGTGGCCCGAGCGCGTGGCGGGCCTCATTCCCGAGGACGCCGTCGTGCTCCGGCTGACGCACCGCGCGGGCGACCGGCGGCGGGTGGAGCGAGTGACGAACGACGAGTGA
- a CDS encoding Mur ligase family protein: protein MTYADAEATLLALPRFADQGVLAYEPGLERIEALLGAMGRPHERFRSVHVAGTNGKGSTASMVAAIGTAAGLRVGLHTSPHLSELTERMRLGGVPAPHEWVADAVTRFRPTFDAVAPSFFEATVALSFLYFAEEAVDLAVVEVGLGGRLDATNVLRPEAALVTHIGLDHTDLLGDTREAIAREKAGIAKPGTPLLSAAEGESVVAALRETTEARGGQFVNVRDEVTVDIADDAADGLVLNIGTPVRTYAGLRTGLAGQHQAWNAALAVRAAETALPEVTHNLDHVQNGLADVRKLSGLGGRCETYQSSPLILADVAHNADGLAAALAVTRAKLSSAGVLHVLFGAMQDKSLDALAEVLARYETVVLPVGLSVPRAASADTLAAIFRARGLRVVDTAGVPEGIDWFRRRAGTADGLLITGSHLTVARAHVLTRGSSAT from the coding sequence ATGACCTACGCTGACGCCGAAGCAACGCTCCTAGCTCTGCCGCGCTTCGCGGACCAGGGGGTGCTGGCCTACGAGCCGGGGCTGGAGCGGATCGAGGCGCTGCTGGGCGCGATGGGGCGTCCTCACGAGCGCTTCCGCAGCGTCCACGTCGCGGGTACCAACGGCAAGGGCTCGACGGCGTCGATGGTCGCGGCCATCGGGACGGCGGCCGGGCTGCGCGTGGGGCTCCACACCTCGCCGCACCTGTCCGAACTCACGGAGCGGATGCGGCTCGGCGGCGTCCCCGCGCCGCACGAATGGGTCGCCGACGCCGTCACGCGCTTCCGCCCGACGTTCGACGCTGTTGCGCCGAGCTTTTTCGAGGCGACCGTCGCGCTCAGCTTTCTCTACTTCGCCGAGGAGGCGGTGGACCTCGCGGTCGTCGAGGTCGGCCTCGGAGGTCGGCTCGACGCGACGAACGTCCTCCGGCCCGAGGCGGCACTCGTCACCCACATCGGGCTCGACCACACCGACCTGCTCGGGGACACGCGCGAAGCCATCGCCCGCGAGAAGGCCGGCATCGCCAAGCCGGGCACGCCGCTTCTCAGCGCCGCCGAAGGCGAGAGCGTGGTCGCGGCGCTGCGCGAGACGACGGAGGCGCGGGGCGGGCAGTTCGTGAACGTCCGCGACGAGGTGACAGTGGACATCGCGGACGACGCTGCCGACGGGCTCGTGCTCAACATCGGGACGCCGGTGCGGACGTACGCCGGGCTGCGCACCGGGCTGGCCGGGCAGCATCAGGCGTGGAACGCCGCGCTCGCCGTGCGGGCCGCGGAGACGGCTCTTCCAGAAGTAACACATAACCTAGACCATGTGCAAAATGGCCTCGCGGATGTCAGGAAACTTAGTGGCCTCGGCGGCCGTTGTGAAACCTACCAATCGTCCCCTCTCATCCTAGCCGACGTAGCGCACAACGCGGACGGGCTCGCGGCTGCACTCGCGGTCACACGAGCCAAACTTTCCTCAGCGGGGGTGCTCCACGTACTTTTCGGTGCGATGCAAGACAAGAGCCTCGACGCGCTGGCCGAGGTGCTCGCCCGCTACGAGACCGTCGTGCTGCCCGTCGGGTTGTCCGTGCCTCGCGCCGCGTCTGCGGACACGCTGGCAGCGATCTTCCGCGCGCGCGGCCTGCGCGTCGTAGACACGGCAGGCGTGCCGGAGGGCATCGACTGGTTCCGCCGCCGCGCGGGGACTGCCGACGGACTGCTTATCACTGGATCCCATCTCACCGTAGCACGCGCTCACGTTCTGACCCGCGGCTCCTCAGCGACGTGA